DNA from Armatimonadia bacterium:
GCGACCTCGAGATCCTTCACCGCATCCCACACTGACACTCGCGGAGTATCCTCGCCGCGGAGGCAGCGGACGAAGTGCCGGGCCTGCTCAAGGAAGCACCAGTGCGGCGGCAAGACCGGCCGGATACTGGTCTGCGTCGCCGATGAGAAGACGTCCAGCTCTCCACCACGCTGGCGCGCCAGGGGTGCCGGGACGGACAGATCCACCTTGCCGGCCTCGAACACCACCCGATAGCTTTCCTCCCAGCCGTTCTTGAGCCCGTAGCCCTGCATTTCCAGCACCACCGGCACTCCGCTCTCCGACTCACCAGCCAGCACCGCCTCCGTGGGGTCGACGTAGGTGACGTGCCAGTCCTCCCCCAACAGGTAGCGGATCAGGTTCACCTGGTGAATGTAGTAGTTCACGAAGGAGTCGTACTTGCGCTGCATCTCCGGTGAGAGGTGCTCCGGCGGCGCCTCGGGAGCTTCGCCCTCGTAGCTGACTGGTGCATCCGGGCCACTTACAGGCCTCTCGATGTCGAAGGTCCAGTTCCCCGGCGGCATCAGGGCCCGCAGGTAGCGCATCGATCCCACTTCGCCACTGGCCTGCCACTGGCGAAGCGTCTTCACGGCCTCCTGCGTTGCGGGCAGCGAGCGCTTCATGTAGCCCACGTAGTACACGACGCCCTGACGATCGGCCAGCTCTGCCAGGCCCCGTGCGGTGTCGGTGCGCAGGCACATGGGCTTCTCGGTCAGCAGAGGCAGGCCGGCCTGGAGAACCTCCGGCACCACCGCATGGTAGAGTCGGTAGGGCATGACCGCCACCACTGCATCAAGCTCCTCGGCCGCCAGCATCGCCCGGTGGTCAGGGTAGACGTGCGCGATGCCGAACTTGTCCGCCACCTGCCTCGCCGTCGCCTCTCTCCCCTCCGCCAGCGCAACGACCTTGCATTCCGGAATCGTCACGTAGTTCTCAAGGTGCGCCTTCTGGCCCATGAAGCCGGCGCCGATCAACCCGATCCTTACTGTCTGCGGCATGGCTGTTCCCTGCCTTGATTGTAGATGGGAGTTCGTGAGGAGTAGACCGCCGCATCGTCGCGAAGGCCGTCGCTAGTGCGCGGCATTTCACCGGGCGGGCACTACGCTCCTTCACACTGGGCGGCAGGTTGCGCAGCCTCTGACGCGGAACTTCGCTACACCATATGAACAAAGGAGGCGACCATGGTGAAACGACGCGAGTTCATCTCCACCCTAGCCGGTGCAAGTCTTGGTGCAGCGGCGGCCGGTACGCTCGGTGCCGGTGAGGCGCAGGCTGGAACCGGGATCATGAAACGTGCCTATGGAAACACGGGACGCGCGCTGTCCATCCTGGGGCTCGGTGGGATCGTGGTGAGCCGCCTCGAGCAGTCCGCTGCTGATGACCTGGTCTCCTGGGCCATCGGCAAGGGCATCAACTACTTCGACGTTGCGCCCAGCTACGGCGATGCGCAGGATCGTCTTGGCCCGGCGCTCAAGCCCTATCGAGACCGCTGCTTCCTCGCCTGCAAGACCGGCAAGCGTGACGCGGCCGGAGCACAGGCCGAACTGGAGCAGTCCTTGCGGGTCCTCCAGACCGATCACTTCGACTTGTACCAGCTTCACGGTCTGACCAGCGTGGCAGATGCGGAGAAGGCTCTCGGCCCCGACGGTGCCCTCGAAGTGCTCCTCCGGGCGCGCGAGAAGGGTCAGGTCCTTCACGTGGGGTTCTCGGCCCACAGTGTCGAGGCAGCCCTCAAGGCCCTCGACGAGTTCCCCTTCGACAGCGTCCTGTTCCCCTTCAATGCCGTGTGCATCGAGAACGGCGGCTTCGGCCCGCAGGTCCTTCAGAAGGCCGCTGAGAAGGGCGCGGCATGCCTGGCACTGAAAGCGATGGCCTGGACGCCGGTCGCCGCGAAGGCGCCACGCAAGTACCCGAAGTGCTGGTATCAGCCGCAGGACGACCCGGAGTTGGCAGCGCTGCTCCTACGGTATACCCTCGACCTTCCCATC
Protein-coding regions in this window:
- a CDS encoding Gfo/Idh/MocA family oxidoreductase, whose protein sequence is MPQTVRIGLIGAGFMGQKAHLENYVTIPECKVVALAEGREATARQVADKFGIAHVYPDHRAMLAAEELDAVVAVMPYRLYHAVVPEVLQAGLPLLTEKPMCLRTDTARGLAELADRQGVVYYVGYMKRSLPATQEAVKTLRQWQASGEVGSMRYLRALMPPGNWTFDIERPVSGPDAPVSYEGEAPEAPPEHLSPEMQRKYDSFVNYYIHQVNLIRYLLGEDWHVTYVDPTEAVLAGESESGVPVVLEMQGYGLKNGWEESYRVVFEAGKVDLSVPAPLARQRGGELDVFSSATQTSIRPVLPPHWCFLEQARHFVRCLRGEDTPRVSVWDAVKDLEVADEYVRLLEKRR
- a CDS encoding aldo/keto reductase, which gives rise to MVKRREFISTLAGASLGAAAAGTLGAGEAQAGTGIMKRAYGNTGRALSILGLGGIVVSRLEQSAADDLVSWAIGKGINYFDVAPSYGDAQDRLGPALKPYRDRCFLACKTGKRDAAGAQAELEQSLRVLQTDHFDLYQLHGLTSVADAEKALGPDGALEVLLRAREKGQVLHVGFSAHSVEAALKALDEFPFDSVLFPFNAVCIENGGFGPQVLQKAAEKGAACLALKAMAWTPVAAKAPRKYPKCWYQPQDDPELAALLLRYTLDLPIVAAVPPGDERLWQMAVEAALNYKPLSEAERASLKQRIAGVEPIFKMS